In the Cydia amplana chromosome 14, ilCydAmpl1.1, whole genome shotgun sequence genome, one interval contains:
- the LOC134654179 gene encoding heat shock protein 60A-like, whose protein sequence is MLRLPRVVRHSISLNKCHQNARFYAKDVRFGADVRALMLQGVDVLADAVAVTMGPKGRNVILEQSWGSPKITKDGVTVAKGVELKDKFQNIGAKLVQNVANNTNEEAGDGTTTATVLARAIAKEGFEKISKGANPIEIRRGVMLAVDAVKDKLKSMSKPVTTPEEIAQVATISANGDTAIGQLISDAMKRVGKDGVITVKDGKTLTDELEVIEGMKFDRGYISPYFINSSKGAKVEFQDALVLFSEKKISNVQTIIPALELANQQRKPLVIIAEDVDGEALSTLVVNRLKIGLQVAAVKAPGFGDNRKATLSDMAIAAGGVVFGDDANLIKLEDVQLSDLGQVGEVTITKDDTLLLKGKGKKSDIDRRAEQIRDQIAETTSEYEKEKLQERLARLASGVAVLHVGGSSEVEVNEKKDRVTDALNATRAAVEEGIVPGGGSALLRCIPTLESLKTANSDQSTGVEIIKKALRMPCMTIARNAGIDGSVVVAKVEDLGPEFGYDALNNEYVNMIEKGIIDPTKVVRTALTDASGVASLLTTAEAVICDMPSEKDPNPMAGMGGMGGMGGMGGMM, encoded by the coding sequence ATGTTGCGATTACCTCGAGTTGTTCGCCATTCCATTTCTTTGAACAAATGTCACCAAAACGCCAGATTTTATGCCAAAGATGTGAGATTCGGTGCTGATGTAAGAGCCCTCATGCTGCAAGGTGTGGATGTCCTAGCCGACGCGGTAGCAGTCACAATGGGCCCGAAAGGCCGAAACGTCATTTTGGAACAATCGTGGGGCTCTCCGAAAATAACCAAAGACGGCGTGACAGTTGCTAAGGGAGTAGAACTGAAAGACAAATTCCAGAACATCGGCGCAAAACTGGTGCAGAACGTGGCCAATAACACCAACGAGGAGGCCGGCGATGGTACCACGACCGCCACAGTGCTTGCGCGCGCGATCGCGAAGGAGGGCTTCGAGAAAATCTCAAAGGGTGCGAATCCTATTGAGATCAGGCGTGGCGTGATGTTGGCGGTGGACGCGGTGAAGGACAAGCTGAAGTCGATGTCGAAGCCGGTGACCACTCCCGAGGAGATCGCGCAGGTCGCGACCATCTCCGCCAACGGCGACACCGCAATCGGCCAACTCATCTCCGACGCCATGAAACGCGTCGGCAAGGATGGAGTCATCACCGTAAAGGACGGCAAGACCCTCACCGACGAACTCGAAGTCATTGAAGGTATGAAATTCGACAGAGGATACATTTCACCATATTTCATCAACTCCTCCAAGGGTGCTAAAGTCGAGTTCCAGGATGCTCTAGTCCTGTTCTCTGAGAAGAAGATCAGCAATGTGCAGACCATCATTCCTGCCCTGGAGCTGGCTAACCAGCAGAGGAAACCTCTGGTTATTATTGCCGAAGATGTCGATGGTGAGGCGCTTTCAACCTTGGTCGTGAACAGACTGAAGATTGGCCTGCAGGTAGCGGCTGTCAAGGCTCCCGGTTTCGGAGACAACCGTAAGGCTACCCTCAGTGACATGGCTATTGCCGCTGGTGGTGTTGTGTTCGGAGATGATGCCAATCTCATCAAGCTTGAAGATGTGCAGCTTTCAGACCTTGGACAGGTTGGTGAAGTCACTATTACTAAGGATGACACCCTTCTTCTGAAAGGAAAGGGCAAGAAATCTGACATTGACAGGAGGGCTGAGCAGATTCGTGACCAGATTGCCGAGACGACTTCAGAGTATGAGAAGGAGAAGCTGCAAGAGCGCTTGGCACGCCTCGCCTCTGGCGTCGCTGTTCTCCACGTTGGAGGCTCCAGCGAGGTTGAGGTCAATGAGAAGAAGGACCGCGTCACTGACGCCCTGAACGCCACACGTGCCGCTGTTGAGGAGGGTATTGTCCCCGGAGGTGGCTCAGCACTCCTCAGATGCATCCCCACCCTTGAGTCCCTCAAAACTGCTAACAGTGACCAGTCCACAGGAGTAGAAATCATTAAGAAGGCCCTAAGAATGCCATGCATGACCATCGCCCGCAACGCTGGCATTGATGGTTCCGTTGTTGTTGCCAAAGTTGAGGACTTGGGACCCGAGTTCGGATATGACGCCCTCAACAATGAATATGTTAACATGATTGAAAAGGGAATTATTGATCCCACCAAGGTTGTAAGAACAGCCCTTACTGATGCCAGCGGAGTGGCATCCCTATTGACCACAGCTGAGGCAGTCATCTGCGACATGCCTTCTGAGAAGGATCCTAACCCCATGGCTGGCATGGGAGGCATGGGTGGCATGGGAGGTATGGGCGGCATGATGTAA
- the LOC134654178 gene encoding uncharacterized protein LOC134654178, producing MNTSACNCDEGLLVGIGNPLLDISASVDDALLAKYDMKPDDAIMAEEKHMPLYKELMEKYKAEFIAGGSVQNTLRVAQWILKKPGVCTYFGCVGNDEYAKILETRAVADGVIVKYQVTDEAPTGTCAVLVTGTHRSLCANLAAAQKFTPVHLAKEECQAVIKKAKYFYTSGFFVAVSPESILQLAERAHSRGHSFIMNVSAPFVSQFYKEPLEKILPYVDVLFGNESEAEAFATAFGIDEKDLQAIALKISTMPKLNPSRPRVVVITQGCDPVILVENGKVTLVPVNKLSREQIIDTNGAGDAFAGGFLSQMVIDKDYTTCVKCGVYAATHVIQQSGCTLNGVSDFKSS from the exons atGAATACAAG CGCATGCAACTGTGATGAGGGTCTGCTGGTGGGTATCGGGAACCCTTTGCTGGATATTTCAGCTTCAGTGGATGATGCCCTGCTCGCCAAGTATGACATGAAGCCAGACGATGCCATCATGGCGGAGGAAAAACACATGCCACTGTACAAGGAGCTTATGGaaaa ATACAAAGCGGAGTTCATAGCAGGCGGCAGTGTACAGAATACCCTCCGTGTGGCACAGTGGATCCTCAAGAAGCCCGGTGTTTGCACGTACTTCGGCTGCGTCGGGAATGACGAGTATGCTAAGATACTCGAGACGAGAGCTGT CGCAGATGGCGTGATCGTAAAGTACCAAGTGACCGACGAAGCACCCACAGGCACGTGCGCAGTGCTCGTCACGGGCACGCATCGCTCGCTCTGCGCGAACTTGGCCGCGGCGCAGAAGTTCACTCCCGTGCACCTCGCTAAGGAGGAGTGTCAGGCGGTGATTAAGAAGGCGAAGTACTTTTATACATCA GGATTCTTTGTAGCAGTATCACCCGAGTCTATCCTTCAACTAGCCGAGCGCGCGCACTCGCGCGGGCACTCGTTCATTATGAACGTCAGCGCGCCGTTCGTTTCGCAGTTCTATAAGGAGCCGCTAGAGAAGATCCTGCCTTATGTTGACGTGCTCTTCGGCAACGAGAGT GAGGCCGAAGCCTTCGCGACAGCCTTCGGCATCGACGAAAAAGATCTCCAAGCGATCGCCCTCAAAATATCCACCATGCCTAAACTCAACCCCTCCCGGCCTCGTGTGGTTGTCATCACACAGGGCTGCGATCCCGTCATACTCGTCGAGAACGGTAAAGTAACCTTAGTACCTGTCAACAAGCTGTCAAGAGAACAAATCATAGACACGAACGGTGCCGGCGATGCTTTTGCGGGCGGGTTTTTAAGCCAAATGGTCATAGACAAGGATTACACGACCTGTGTTAAGTGTGGTGTGTACGCGGCTACGCATGTGATACAGCAGTCCGGGTGCACGTTAAATGGCGTAAGCGACTTTAAATCTAGCTAA
- the LOC134654181 gene encoding tyrosine-protein phosphatase non-receptor type 13-like: MLRSCDEDSGRSSCSAASIGLSPIIDSREKAHSIDTKSTYSKTHEASTNTDLKVSIRPRSYVDLIKSPDEREPFPSCRVSKHNRNSIFQLFDNARMGGLSNAHSTLEIGKSPLVQPNISSNAVSLSSIAADKGIRKQPTNFRRGKPVQRAASRLYKAEGVSKGKDGCVGPEFIVRASQPAKHMDLTVSAISEKRVITVVLLNGQKVEILCDPNVVTAGQLFEALVHSEKYEHNFMLGIAILIGGDFVFLPDDYKIKKIAPEAWHKTGNKKKFVEEEIAITVFLRIKFFLPTNIARNIQGGEWRHRVYLQLRRATVEGQLTSVTQNLILLAGYALHIEFGEFSYREHGSADYFLLEHYLPETAITDDMADVKLKMKRAHESRRGLDRNKAVINFITLAQTFRDYGAHFYSAVWATRDGFCRDVWLSIGPRGVTLYSRSNHISDEPGTTNRIVLQSLPWHHIHTFYYNKKSLYIMPNSHSGLSKIGVKYKLKMTDNKSYFTFWLASLHHRLYLKLYAKEDFINYLSDELSCPLNKDGTPKKAECSNYEDSYNLAVRNQLRTRRPVKRRFRVDIFGEKKSQDKENAKPNTEELLRRILSPQPSEENLTNCSNQGNTSNDGFSSSESCSLPRRRGVKMGTRVFNGMKSVVDKPNRRPESCVKADCDFTTTQSDSDDLELRQHCNVNSMKLLPERQYHQELTHTATAYVLESPKVYPDAFNYNAIMQCSNDSCMNTSLFEKLDNMECVQGERIFVTASLERDQMNALGLQVAEGSDGNVYIKSITTGGPADLCRKLLPGDQIISVNGQTLLNVKYDKALAMLQSAPKVVELIVLQNLKNSTMESKFEFTGMSEKPRVGKEIANNTVALDGDITDDELLNEEALKTIYALIKLTKDKVISRMQDKASRQNTPIKSNLQKCFSEIKVYEESDIGNYSSQESTPQKKGTKFNTWRGQIPNGRPKRRPLSMSIPADVNLDLDNHMKTSLQSIQSSVDSLDKSVKSSSSKNVALPRNYGLGRRWLGPVRYPVTPCKTNPTESAIADDNVVRRHFIYGAGDSDEDQIFL, from the coding sequence ATGCTTCGAAGCTGCGACGAAGACTCAGGCCGTAGCTCCTGTTCAGCCGCTTCCATAGGACTAAGCCCAATTATAGACAGCCGAGAAAAAGcacattccatagatactaagtCTACATATTCTAAAACCCATGAAGCAAGTACAAATACTGATTTAAAAGTTAGTATCCGTCCACGTAGCTATGTTGATCTCATCAAATCCCCCGATGAAAGGGAACCCTTTCCAAGCTGCAGAGTATCCAAGCACAACAGAAATTCAATCTTCCAATTATTTGACAATGCTAGAATGGGTGGTCTGTCTAATGCTCATTCCACTTTAGAAATAGGAAAAAGCCCATTAGTACAACCAAACATCTCTAGTAATGCAGTATCTTTATCTTCTATCGCTGCGGACAAAGGTATCAGAAAGCAGCCAACAAATTTTAGGAGAGGAAAACCCGTTCAGAGAGCTGCTTCAAGATTATACAAAGCAGAAGGAGTCAGTAAAGGCAAAGATGGATGTGTGGGCCCGGAGTTCATTGTTCGGGCCTCTCAGCCTGCCAAGCATATGGATTTGACTGTGTCAGCAATCTCGGAGAAGCGGGTCATAACTGTAGTTCTCCTTAACGGGCAAAAGGTGGAGATTCTTTGTGATCCTAATGTGGTAACAGCTGGGCAACTTTTTGAAGCACTAGTTCACAGCGAGAAGTATGAGCACAATTTCATGCTGGGCATTGCCATCCTGATTGGTGGCGACTTTGTCTTCCTACCAGatgattataaaataaagaaaattgccCCTGAAGCCTGGCATAAGACTGGTAACAAGAAGAAGTTTGTTGAAGAAGAAATAGCTATAACAGTGTTCTTGAGGATAAAGTTCTTCTTACCCACAAATATAGCAAGGAACATCCAAGGCGGGGAATGGAGGCACAGAGTATATTTACAACTGAGAAGAGCAACTGTGGAGGGGCAATTGACGTCTGTGACGCAGAATCTCATATTATTAGCAGGGTATGCTTTACACATAGAGTTTGGAGAGTTCTCATATAGAGAACATGGCTCGGCTGATTACTTTTTACTTGAACATTATCTGCCAGAAACTGCCATTACTGATGATATGGCAGATGTTAAGTTGAAGATGAAAAGGGCACATGAATCTAGAAGAGGATTGGACAGGAATAAAGCGGTAATAAACTTCATTACACTAGCACAGACATTTAGGGACTATGGAGCGCATTTTTACTCAGCTGTATGGGCAACTAGAGATGGATTCTGTCGCGACGTGTGGCTCTCTATTGGACCAAGAGGTGTGACGCTTTACTCCAGAAGCAACCACATTTCTGATGAACCAGGAACAACCAACCGCATAGTCCTACAAAGCCTGCCGTGGCATCATATACACACATTCTATTACAACAAAAAGAGTCTATACATAATGCCTAACTCACACTCAGGCCTATCCAAAATCGGCGTTAAATACAAGTTAAAAATGACCGACAATAAAAGTTACTTCACATTCTGGCTAGCATCATTGCATCACAGattatatttaaagttgtatgCAAAAGAGGACTTCATTAATTATTTATCGGACGAACTGAGCTGCCCTTTGAATAAGGATGGCACGCCCAAGAAAGCCGAATGTAGCAATTACGAAGACAGTTATAACTTGGCTGTAAGAAACCAATTGAGAACTAGGAGACCCGTTAAAAGGAGGTTTAGAGTAGATATTTTTGGAGAAAAGAAGTCTCAGGATAAGGAAAACGCGAAACCTAACACAGAAGAATTGTTAAGAAGGATACTCTCTCCGCAACCTAGTGAAGAAAATTTGACGAATTGCTCCAACCAGGGAAACACGTCCAATGACGGCTTCTCCTCATCCGAAAGCTGCAGCTTGCCACGAAGAAGAGGCGTCAAAATGGGCACGCGAGTATTCAATGGAATGAAATCCGTTGTAGACAAACCAAATCGCAGACCTGAAAGTTGCGTTAAAGCAGATTGCGATTTCACGACGACACAGAGTGACTCAGATGACTTAGAACTGAGGCAACATTGCAATGTGAATAGTATGAAGCTGTTGCCAGAACGACAATATCACCAAGAACTGACGCATACTGCAACAGCTTACGTACTTGAATCCCCTAAGGTCTATCCCGATGCATTCAACTACAATGCAATAATGCAATGCAGTAATGATTCTTGCATGAACACTTCTCTATTCGAAAAGTTAGATAATATGGAATGTGTTCAAGGAGAAAGAATTTTTGTAACAGCTTCTTTAGAAAGGGATCAAATGAACGCCTTGGGATTGCAAGTGGCTGAGGGCTCTGATGGAAATGTTTACATTAAATCTATCACAACCGGTGGCCCAGCTGATTTATGTAGGAAACTTTTACCAGGGGACCAAATTATATCAGTTAACGGACAAACTTTACTCAACGTAAAGTACGATAAAGCATTAGCAATGCTACAATCGGCACCAAAAGTCGTAGAACTAATTGTTCTACAAAACTTGAAGAATTCCACAATGGAGTCAAAGTTTGAATTTACGGGTATGTCAGAAAAACCGAGAGTAGGTAAAGAAATTGCAAATAACACAGTTGCTCTGGATGGAGACATAACAGACGACGAATTACTCAACGAAGAAGCTTTAAAGACGATTTACGCTTTAATAAAACTAACGAAAGATAAAGTAATAAGTCGAATGCAGGACAAGGCTAGCCGGCAAAACACTCCCATAAAAAGTAACTTGCAAAAATGTTTCTCGGAGATAAAAGTGTACGAAGAATCTGACATAGGAAATTACTCTTCCCAAGAAAGTACTCCCCAGAAAAAAGGCACGAAGTTTAACACCTGGAGAGGTCAAATACCTAATGGAAGACCAAAACGAAGACCGCTAAGCATGAGTATACCCGCTGATGTCAATTTAGACTTAGATAACCATATGAAAACCTCATTACAATCCATCCAGTCATCTGTTGACAGTTTAGATAAGTCTGTGAAAAGTTCTTCCTCGAAAAACGTAGCGCTACCAAGAAACTATGGCCTTGGGAGGAGATGGCTGGGCCCTGTCCGGTACCCAGTGACCCCTTGCAAGACCAATCCCACCGAGAGTGCAATAGCGGACGATAATGTTGTTAGAAGACATTTTATATACGGTGCTGGAGATTCCGATGaggatcagatatttttataa
- the LOC134654218 gene encoding vesicle transport through interaction with t-SNAREs homolog 1A produces the protein MATLIQSYEQQYSVLTADITSKIGRLKLGHEDNRDQLTREIQANFEEANDLLEQLELESRGSAGSRVAAYRAELQRVRDEYRSVTNNAGGYTDAEENFDDWSSNDQQQKLLDNTERLERTGKTLTEGYRVVLETEQIGAAVLQDLSLQRETIERSRGRLRDTDEQLNRSSRLMNSMIMRALQDRFVLVMVFLVLGVLMCISLYFYVT, from the exons ATGGCTACGTTAATTCAATCTTACGAGCAACAGTATTCAGTGCTTACTGCGGACATAACATCTAAAATCGGACGACTGAAGTTAGGCCACGaag ATAATCGCGATCAGCTGACACGGGAAATTCAAGCTAATTTCGAGGAAGCTAATGATCTT CTTGAGCAGCTGGAGCTAGAGTCTCGCGGCAGCGCCGGTTCGCGTGTCGCCGCGTATCGGGCAGAGCTACAGCGAGTGCGCGATGAGTACCGCTCCGTCACCAACAATGCTGGAGGGT acACCGACGCCGAGGAAAACTTCGACGACTGGTCGTCAAACGACCAGCAACAGAAACTCCTGGACAACACAGAGCGGCTAGAACGGACAGGGAAGACCCTCACCGAGGGCTACAGGGTTGTCTTAGAGACAGAGCAGATTGGAGCCGCTGTGCTCCAAGACTTGAGTCTGCAAAGGGAGACTATTGAGCGGTCTAGAGGAAGG CTCCGTGATACTGACGAGCAGCTAAACCGCTCCTCGCGCCTGATGAACTCCATGATCATGCGGGCGCTGCAAGACCGCTTCGTGCTGGTCATGGTCTTCCTCGTACTTGGTGTGTTGATGTGTATCAGCCTTTACTTCTACGTCACGTAG